The Devosia sp. SD17-2 genome includes a region encoding these proteins:
- a CDS encoding sugar ABC transporter ATP-binding protein codes for MVSSLPDGAARATPLVDMTDIDKTFPGVRALSRARFDLVAGEVHALMGENGAGKSTLMKVLSGVYERDAGSILLDGRPVEITSPREAQQLGIGIIHQELALMRDLTAAQNIFVGREPRRFGLLDERQLNADAAAIFRSMNLNLEPTVKVETLTIAKQQMVEIAKALSHKSRVLIMDEPTAALNDAEIAELFAIINRLKAEGVGIVYISHKMDEIKRISDRVTIMRDGEYVGTVPAAETPIETIISMMVGRTLSHETLSIPNTADAPVALEVRHLNRGREIRDVSFSVRKGEIFGFAGLMGAGRTEVARAIFGADRRESGEIWVHGKRVGISSPRDAVAFGIGYLSEDRKHFGLATGLDVRNNIALPSLERFTGPAGVLNETGMRDAAQKYIRQLSIKTPSDTQEARLLSGGNQQKVVIAKWLLRDCDILIFDEPTRGIDVGAKSEIYKLLNALAAEGKAIIVISSELPEILRLSHRIAVMCEGRLTGILPGGASQEEIMHLATLRDPAMQVRHAG; via the coding sequence ATGGTTTCCAGCCTGCCGGATGGTGCCGCGCGCGCCACCCCGCTTGTCGACATGACCGATATCGACAAGACCTTCCCCGGGGTCCGTGCCCTCTCCCGTGCCCGCTTCGATCTCGTGGCGGGTGAGGTTCATGCCCTGATGGGCGAGAACGGCGCCGGCAAATCGACGCTGATGAAAGTGCTCTCGGGCGTCTACGAGCGCGATGCCGGCTCGATCCTGCTGGATGGCCGGCCCGTGGAAATCACCTCGCCGCGCGAGGCCCAGCAATTGGGCATCGGCATCATCCATCAGGAACTGGCCCTGATGCGCGACCTCACCGCCGCGCAGAACATTTTCGTCGGCCGCGAACCGCGCCGCTTCGGCCTCCTCGACGAGCGCCAGCTCAATGCTGATGCCGCGGCGATCTTCCGATCGATGAACCTCAATCTCGAGCCCACGGTAAAGGTGGAAACTCTCACCATTGCCAAGCAGCAGATGGTCGAGATCGCCAAAGCGCTCTCCCATAAAAGCCGCGTCCTCATCATGGATGAGCCAACGGCGGCCCTCAACGACGCCGAGATCGCCGAGCTCTTCGCCATCATCAACCGCCTCAAGGCCGAGGGCGTCGGCATCGTCTACATCTCCCATAAGATGGACGAGATCAAACGCATCTCCGACCGCGTCACAATCATGCGCGACGGCGAATATGTCGGCACCGTGCCGGCCGCCGAAACGCCCATCGAAACCATCATTTCGATGATGGTGGGCCGCACGCTCAGCCACGAAACCCTCTCCATCCCCAACACCGCCGACGCGCCTGTCGCGCTCGAAGTGCGCCATCTCAATCGCGGCCGCGAAATCCGCGATGTCAGCTTTTCGGTGCGCAAGGGCGAGATCTTCGGCTTTGCCGGGTTGATGGGGGCAGGGCGCACCGAAGTCGCGCGCGCCATTTTTGGGGCCGACCGGCGCGAGAGCGGCGAGATCTGGGTTCATGGCAAGCGCGTCGGCATTTCTTCGCCGCGGGACGCGGTGGCCTTCGGCATTGGCTATCTCTCCGAGGACCGCAAGCATTTCGGCCTCGCCACCGGCCTTGATGTCCGCAACAACATCGCCCTCCCCAGCCTGGAACGTTTCACCGGCCCTGCCGGCGTGCTCAACGAGACCGGCATGCGCGATGCGGCCCAGAAATATATCCGCCAGCTTTCCATCAAGACCCCGTCCGACACGCAGGAAGCGCGCCTCCTCTCTGGCGGCAACCAGCAAAAAGTCGTCATCGCCAAATGGCTCCTGCGCGACTGCGATATCCTGATCTTCGATGAGCCCACCCGCGGCATCGATGTTGGCGCCAAGTCCGAGATCTATAAACTCCTCAATGCCCTCGCCGCCGAGGGCAAGGCGATCATCGTCATCTCCTCCGAACTGCCCGAGATCCTGCGCCTCTCTCACCGCATCGCGGTGATGTGCGAAGGCCGCCTCACCGGCATCCTGCCCGGCGGCGCCAGCCAGGAAGAAATCATGCACCTCGCCACCCTCCGCGACCCCGCCATGCAGGTGCGCCATGCGGGGTGA
- a CDS encoding ABC transporter substrate-binding protein produces the protein MLNRRTLLGALSAVAMLAATSGAVHAQDKYDIALISKGFQHQFWQAVKAGADKAAAEFNANVTFEGPDTETQVDRQMDMLAAALSRQPDAIGFAALDSQAATPLLQQAQSSDIPIIAFDSGVDSDIPLTTVTTDNVAAAALAADKMAELIGGEGKVAVVAHDQTSRTGIDRVDGFVNRIKEVYPNIEVVTVQYGGGDQLQSTEITKSILLANPDLKGIFGANEGSAIGVANGKTELGSEIVVIGFDSGAAQKGMITSGVMAGAITQNPVGIGYETVKAAIGALNGEDLPKIIDSGFAWFDATNMDAPEIAAVLYD, from the coding sequence ATGCTCAACCGTCGTACCCTGCTCGGCGCACTCAGTGCCGTGGCCATGTTGGCCGCCACTTCTGGAGCCGTGCACGCCCAGGACAAATATGACATTGCCCTCATCTCGAAGGGTTTTCAGCACCAGTTCTGGCAGGCCGTGAAGGCCGGTGCCGACAAGGCCGCTGCCGAGTTCAACGCCAATGTGACCTTCGAAGGCCCCGATACCGAGACCCAGGTCGACCGTCAGATGGACATGCTGGCCGCGGCCCTCTCGCGCCAGCCCGACGCCATCGGCTTTGCCGCGCTCGACAGCCAGGCCGCAACCCCGCTGCTGCAACAGGCCCAGAGCTCCGATATCCCGATCATCGCCTTCGATAGTGGCGTTGACAGCGACATCCCGCTGACCACGGTCACCACTGATAACGTCGCGGCGGCCGCGCTTGCCGCCGACAAGATGGCCGAGCTGATCGGCGGCGAAGGCAAGGTCGCCGTGGTCGCCCACGACCAGACCAGCCGCACCGGCATCGACCGCGTCGATGGCTTCGTCAATCGCATCAAGGAAGTCTATCCCAATATCGAAGTGGTCACCGTCCAGTATGGTGGTGGCGACCAGCTGCAGTCGACCGAAATCACCAAGTCGATCCTGCTCGCCAATCCCGATCTCAAGGGCATTTTCGGCGCCAATGAAGGCTCGGCCATCGGTGTCGCCAATGGCAAGACCGAACTGGGCTCGGAAATCGTCGTCATCGGCTTCGATAGCGGTGCCGCCCAGAAGGGCATGATCACCTCCGGCGTCATGGCCGGCGCCATCACCCAGAACCCGGTCGGCATCGGCTACGAAACCGTCAAGGCTGCCATCGGCGCGCTCAACGGCGAAGACCTGCCTAAGATCATCGACTCCGGCTTTGCCTGGTTCGATGCGACCAATATGGACGCCCCCGAAATCGCAGCCGTGCTCTACGACTGA
- a CDS encoding aldo/keto reductase, with translation MKTDLPTRPLGKTGLEITRVGIGAWAMGGNMWGPQDDTESDAAIRHAIDLGINWIDTAAVYGNGHSEEVIGQTLKKLPADKRPLVFTKGGIVRDSEGKNPRRLGERNHLRGELENSLKRLGVETIDLYQMHWPSDDVALEDYWGTLLALKAEGKVRHVGLSNHNVEQLARAEAMGHVETLQPPFSMIKRQTAAEILPWCHQHGTGVICYSPMQAGLLTGTFTAERAANLTENDWRRESPEFQGDALKANLALADSLKPIAQKHGTSVSSVALAWVLAWPGLTGAIVGARSPAQVDGWIDAARLELDADDLAMIAQAIERNGAGAGPSRPA, from the coding sequence ATGAAAACTGATTTGCCAACACGCCCGCTGGGCAAGACCGGCCTCGAAATCACCCGTGTGGGGATCGGCGCCTGGGCCATGGGCGGCAATATGTGGGGACCGCAGGACGATACGGAGTCCGACGCCGCCATCCGCCACGCCATCGATCTGGGGATCAACTGGATCGACACGGCGGCGGTCTATGGAAATGGCCATTCGGAAGAAGTGATCGGCCAGACGCTTAAGAAACTGCCGGCGGACAAGCGCCCGCTGGTGTTCACCAAGGGCGGGATCGTGCGCGACAGCGAGGGCAAGAACCCGCGCCGGCTGGGGGAGCGCAATCATCTGCGTGGAGAGCTGGAAAATTCGCTCAAGCGACTGGGGGTGGAGACCATCGACCTCTACCAGATGCACTGGCCATCCGACGACGTTGCGCTAGAGGACTATTGGGGCACGCTGCTCGCGCTCAAGGCCGAGGGCAAGGTGCGCCACGTGGGCCTGTCCAACCACAATGTCGAGCAATTGGCGCGGGCGGAAGCCATGGGCCATGTCGAGACGCTGCAGCCGCCTTTTTCGATGATCAAGCGGCAGACTGCGGCCGAAATCCTGCCCTGGTGCCACCAGCATGGCACGGGCGTGATCTGCTACAGCCCCATGCAGGCGGGGCTGCTCACCGGTACGTTCACCGCCGAACGCGCGGCGAATTTGACGGAAAATGACTGGCGTCGGGAGAGCCCCGAATTCCAGGGCGATGCGCTCAAGGCCAATCTGGCGCTCGCCGACAGCCTCAAGCCGATCGCGCAAAAGCACGGCACCAGCGTTTCGAGCGTGGCGCTGGCCTGGGTGCTGGCCTGGCCGGGCCTGACCGGCGCCATCGTCGGGGCGCGCTCGCCGGCGCAGGTGGACGGCTGGATCGATGCCGCCAGACTTGAACTGGATGCCGACGATCTCGCAATGATCGCGCAAGCAATCGAGCGCAATGGTGCCGGTGCGGGTCCGTCGCGACCAGCATAA
- a CDS encoding FadR/GntR family transcriptional regulator, giving the protein MMKLQAVSNRKLYLQIADQIRDQITAGAAAPGKQLPSERDLAASLGVSRPTLREALIALEVAGLVEVRVGVGAFVRGPQSPGDHLPEQSHSPIEIMAVRRMLEPEAAALAAQSIAPEGLARLAEVLGHMQADADQDRWSSEWDRTLHLAIAEGAGNSMLREILDILWNSRSEEVDKRFHDHLATISEVRQQIMEDHRAIVAAIVQRDGEAARAAMAAHLDYVSAAMLNTWE; this is encoded by the coding sequence ATGATGAAACTACAGGCCGTCTCCAACCGAAAACTCTACCTGCAGATCGCCGACCAGATCCGCGACCAGATCACTGCGGGCGCGGCGGCGCCCGGCAAGCAATTGCCCTCGGAGCGCGATCTGGCCGCCAGCCTTGGCGTGTCGCGACCCACATTGCGCGAGGCGCTGATTGCGCTGGAGGTGGCAGGACTGGTGGAGGTGCGCGTCGGCGTCGGCGCCTTTGTGCGCGGGCCACAATCTCCCGGTGACCACCTGCCCGAGCAGAGCCATTCGCCGATCGAGATCATGGCCGTGCGCCGCATGCTGGAGCCGGAAGCGGCGGCGCTGGCGGCACAGTCGATTGCCCCGGAAGGGCTGGCGCGGCTCGCCGAAGTGCTGGGGCATATGCAGGCCGATGCCGATCAGGACCGATGGTCGTCCGAATGGGACCGGACGCTGCACCTGGCCATTGCCGAGGGCGCGGGCAATTCCATGCTGCGGGAAATCCTCGACATTCTCTGGAACTCGCGCTCCGAAGAGGTCGACAAGCGGTTTCACGACCATCTGGCGACGATTTCCGAGGTGCGCCAGCAGATCATGGAAGATCATCGCGCCATTGTCGCCGCCATCGTGCAGCGGGATGGCGAGGCGGCACGGGCGGCCATGGCCGCCCATCTCGACTACGTCAGCGCCGCGATGCTTAACACCTGGGAATAG
- a CDS encoding monovalent cation/H+ antiporter subunit A encodes MTPSVLLLFVVLVPFLASVLAAALPSNARNAEAWLAGAVAVFGLGSMIWLFPQLADGAVIRHEVAWLPSMGLNLVFRLDGFSWLFGILITGVGFLVVLYARYYMSPKDPVPRFFAFFLAFMGSMLGLVLSGNIIQLVVFWELTSIFSFLLIGYWFHLSQARDGARMALTVTGLGGLGLLVGMLIVGHIVGSYDLDVVLNSDDLIRNSDLYLPALGFVLLGALTKSAQFPFHFWLPNAMAAPTPVSAYLHSATMVKAGVFLLVRFWPVMAGTDAWFWIVTCAGMATLIFGAYAAIFQTDLKGLLAYSTISHLGLITTLLGMSSPLAAVAAIFHIANHATFKASLFMAAGIIDHETGTRDIRRLSGLFRFMPFTATLAMVASAAMAGVPLLNGFLSKEMFFAETAVRDANPFVNIALPVGATIAGIFAVVYSLRFVHGVFFGPAPEGLDKEPHEPPALMRRPIEILVLLCLLVGTIPGITMGPYLAAAVLSVLGPDVPYYSLSIWHGWNLALFMSLLALVGGALLYWALYRYLNKGIDGPPLIRQLKGQRIFERIMLTVTSKWARALESALGTRRLQPQLMLLFALATIAAGVALMGGMGEISFSFDGVDPAFAMIWVIGIICAVMAANQAKFHRLVSLVLLGGTGLVVCLTFVWFSAPDLAVTQLLVEIVTTVLILLGLRWLPKRVEKHTDEALLMRAQLRRYRDLTIAIAAGLGLGFTAYAVMTRQLPEGISEFFLENAYTLGGGTNVVNVMLVDFRAFDTLGEITVLGIVALTIFALLRRFRPAADSVGKPEQQKIQAAFDDKQPEREVGDTVREYLMIPAVMMNWMFPVIIVLAAYLFLRGHDQPGGGFAAGIVMSIGFILQYMAGGTRWTEERLRILPLKWIGFGLVIAVAIGIVPQIMGYPFMTTGFQYADIPFIGKVPMASALIFDLGVFVLVLGATVLMLIALAHQSVRSPKAARMPAPPVREVEVSADAPVEKP; translated from the coding sequence ATGACGCCATCCGTCTTGTTGCTCTTCGTCGTGCTCGTGCCCTTCCTGGCCAGTGTATTGGCCGCAGCCCTGCCTTCGAACGCGCGCAATGCGGAAGCCTGGCTTGCCGGCGCCGTGGCCGTTTTCGGTCTTGGCTCCATGATCTGGCTGTTCCCGCAGCTGGCTGACGGGGCGGTGATCCGGCACGAAGTGGCATGGCTGCCCTCGATGGGGCTCAACCTCGTCTTCCGGCTCGACGGCTTCTCCTGGCTCTTTGGCATTCTCATCACCGGCGTTGGCTTCCTGGTCGTGCTCTATGCACGCTATTACATGTCGCCCAAGGACCCGGTGCCGCGCTTTTTCGCGTTTTTCCTGGCGTTCATGGGCTCCATGCTCGGCCTCGTGCTCTCGGGCAACATCATCCAGCTGGTGGTGTTCTGGGAGCTGACCAGCATCTTCTCCTTCCTGCTGATCGGCTACTGGTTCCATCTCTCACAGGCGCGCGACGGCGCCCGCATGGCGCTGACCGTTACCGGTCTGGGTGGCCTCGGCCTGCTCGTCGGCATGCTGATCGTGGGCCATATCGTTGGCTCCTATGATCTCGACGTGGTGCTCAATTCGGACGATCTCATCCGCAACAGCGATCTCTACCTGCCTGCGCTCGGCTTTGTGCTGCTCGGCGCATTGACCAAGAGCGCGCAGTTCCCGTTCCACTTCTGGCTGCCCAATGCGATGGCGGCGCCGACCCCGGTTTCGGCCTATCTGCACTCGGCGACCATGGTGAAGGCAGGCGTCTTCCTGCTGGTGCGGTTCTGGCCGGTGATGGCCGGCACGGACGCCTGGTTCTGGATTGTCACCTGCGCCGGCATGGCGACGCTGATTTTTGGCGCCTATGCGGCCATTTTCCAGACCGACCTCAAGGGGCTGCTGGCCTATTCGACCATTTCCCACCTCGGGCTGATCACCACGCTTCTGGGCATGTCGAGCCCGTTGGCGGCGGTGGCGGCGATCTTCCACATCGCCAACCACGCGACCTTCAAGGCCTCGCTGTTCATGGCGGCCGGCATTATCGACCACGAGACGGGCACGCGCGACATCAGGCGACTGAGCGGGCTCTTCCGGTTCATGCCGTTTACCGCGACCCTCGCCATGGTGGCGAGCGCGGCCATGGCCGGCGTGCCGCTGCTCAACGGCTTCCTCTCCAAGGAAATGTTCTTTGCCGAGACGGCTGTGCGCGATGCCAATCCGTTCGTGAACATTGCCCTGCCCGTCGGTGCGACCATCGCCGGCATCTTTGCCGTGGTCTACTCGCTGCGCTTCGTGCATGGCGTCTTCTTCGGCCCGGCGCCTGAAGGGCTCGACAAGGAGCCGCACGAGCCGCCCGCGCTGATGCGCCGCCCGATCGAAATTCTCGTCCTGCTCTGCCTTCTGGTCGGCACCATTCCGGGCATCACCATGGGGCCCTATCTGGCCGCTGCCGTGCTCTCGGTGCTTGGTCCCGACGTTCCCTATTATTCGCTCTCAATCTGGCACGGCTGGAACCTGGCGCTGTTCATGAGCCTTCTGGCGCTGGTCGGCGGCGCCCTGCTCTACTGGGCGCTCTATCGCTATCTCAACAAGGGCATTGATGGTCCGCCGCTGATCCGCCAGCTCAAGGGTCAGCGCATCTTCGAGCGCATCATGCTCACCGTCACGTCCAAATGGGCAAGAGCCCTCGAAAGTGCGCTCGGGACCCGTCGGCTGCAGCCGCAGCTGATGCTGCTGTTCGCGCTGGCCACCATTGCCGCAGGCGTGGCGCTGATGGGCGGCATGGGCGAGATCTCGTTCTCGTTTGATGGCGTCGATCCGGCCTTTGCCATGATCTGGGTGATCGGCATCATCTGTGCGGTGATGGCCGCAAATCAGGCCAAGTTCCATCGCCTGGTTTCGCTCGTCCTGCTGGGCGGCACCGGCCTTGTGGTGTGCCTCACCTTCGTGTGGTTCTCCGCCCCGGATCTGGCCGTGACGCAGCTCCTCGTTGAGATCGTCACCACCGTGCTGATCCTGCTCGGCCTGCGCTGGCTGCCCAAGCGGGTGGAAAAGCATACCGACGAGGCGCTGCTGATGCGGGCGCAATTGCGCCGCTATCGCGATCTGACCATTGCCATCGCCGCCGGCCTTGGCCTCGGGTTTACGGCCTATGCGGTGATGACGCGCCAGCTGCCCGAAGGGATTTCCGAGTTCTTCCTCGAAAACGCCTATACGCTGGGTGGCGGCACCAATGTCGTCAACGTCATGCTGGTTGACTTCCGCGCCTTCGATACGCTGGGCGAAATCACCGTGCTCGGCATTGTGGCGCTGACGATCTTTGCGCTCCTCCGCCGCTTCCGTCCGGCTGCTGATAGCGTCGGCAAGCCCGAGCAGCAGAAGATTCAGGCCGCATTCGACGACAAACAACCCGAGCGCGAAGTCGGTGACACGGTGCGCGAATATCTGATGATCCCGGCGGTGATGATGAACTGGATGTTCCCGGTCATCATCGTGCTTGCGGCCTACCTCTTCCTGCGCGGGCACGACCAGCCCGGCGGCGGCTTTGCGGCCGGTATCGTGATGTCGATCGGCTTTATCCTGCAATATATGGCCGGCGGCACCCGCTGGACCGAAGAGCGGCTGCGCATCCTGCCGCTCAAGTGGATCGGCTTTGGCCTCGTCATCGCCGTGGCGATCGGCATCGTGCCGCAGATCATGGGCTATCCGTTCATGACCACGGGCTTCCAGTATGCGGATATCCCGTTCATCGGGAAGGTCCCGATGGCGAGCGCGCTGATCTTTGATCTTGGCGTGTTCGTGCTCGTGCTGGGTGCAACCGTGCTCATGCTCATCGCGCTGGCGCACCAATCGGTCCGCTCGCCCAAGGCCGCCCGCATGCCCGCGCCCCCGGTAAGGGAAGTGGAAGTGTCGGCCGACGCACCGGTGGAGAAGCCCTGA
- a CDS encoding zinc-binding alcohol dehydrogenase family protein, protein MQALTILRPGEATLTEMAMPSPQAGEVAIDIAYVGYCGSDLTSYRGLNPLVSYPRVPGHEIAGTIAALGEGVTDFTAGQTVTVIPYFNCGTCHACTTGRPNACVNNQTMGVQREGAMTGRITVPAAKVLPVDGLPLRDLALIEPCAVGFHAVRRSGLQPGETVVVLGCGMIGLGVLLGALRAGARVIAVDLSDAKLEIAKRLGAHETINAKGDVRAAVTALTGEGPDVVIEAVGAEATFLQAVDMVVTTGRVVYIGYAKAPIAYDTKTFITKEIDIRGSRNALPQDFSDVIDCLKANPGAGDLIVSRVASLDQAPAALAAWDADPGAFTKILIDLRAG, encoded by the coding sequence ATGCAAGCCCTCACCATTTTGCGCCCCGGGGAGGCCACCCTCACGGAAATGGCGATGCCGAGCCCTCAGGCCGGCGAAGTGGCCATCGATATTGCCTATGTCGGCTATTGCGGTTCGGACCTCACCTCCTATCGCGGTCTCAATCCGCTGGTGAGCTATCCGCGCGTGCCGGGCCACGAAATCGCCGGCACCATCGCGGCCCTCGGCGAAGGCGTCACCGATTTTACCGCTGGCCAGACCGTGACGGTCATTCCCTATTTCAATTGCGGCACCTGCCACGCCTGCACCACCGGCCGCCCCAATGCCTGCGTCAACAATCAGACCATGGGCGTCCAGCGCGAGGGCGCCATGACCGGGCGGATCACCGTGCCCGCCGCAAAAGTCCTGCCGGTGGATGGCCTCCCGCTGCGCGACCTCGCGCTCATCGAACCTTGCGCCGTCGGCTTTCACGCCGTGCGCCGCTCCGGACTGCAACCGGGCGAAACCGTCGTCGTTCTCGGCTGCGGCATGATCGGCCTCGGCGTCCTCCTCGGCGCCCTGCGGGCTGGCGCGCGCGTCATCGCCGTCGATCTCAGCGACGCCAAGCTCGAAATTGCCAAAAGGCTCGGTGCCCACGAGACCATCAACGCCAAGGGCGACGTCCGCGCTGCCGTCACTGCTCTGACCGGCGAAGGCCCGGACGTGGTCATTGAAGCCGTCGGCGCAGAAGCGACCTTCCTTCAGGCGGTCGACATGGTCGTTACCACGGGCCGCGTCGTCTATATCGGCTACGCCAAGGCGCCAATTGCCTATGACACCAAGACCTTCATCACCAAGGAGATCGACATCCGCGGCTCGCGCAACGCCCTGCCGCAGGATTTTTCTGACGTGATCGATTGTCTCAAGGCCAATCCCGGTGCCGGCGACCTCATCGTCTCGCGCGTCGCCTCGCTCGACCAAGCCCCCGCTGCGCTCGCCGCCTGGGACGCCGATCCCGGCGCCTTCACAAAGATCCTGATCGACCTGCGCGCCGGCTGA
- a CDS encoding ABC transporter permease — MTDTTAPAAEKSGPRISGAFHRLLAFSGLIALIVVFSLASPNFMQTQNVLAILQATSVNGVLAIAATLVIITGGIDLSVGTLMTFCAVITGVLLTYLGLPLPVGVVGAILAGAFCGTISGVIVAKLKVPPFIATLGMMLILKGLSLVISGTRPIYFNDTPGFTQIAQGSIVGTLIPALPIPNGVVILFAVALLAAFVLSKTALGRYTFALGSNEEAVRLSGVNIDRWKIAVYSTAGAICGVAGLLIASRLNSAQPALGQGYELDAIAAVVIGGTSLSGGRGTVLGTLIGALIISVLANGLRILSVAQEWQTVVTGTIIILAVYADILRRRAL; from the coding sequence ATGACCGACACCACCGCCCCCGCCGCTGAAAAATCCGGCCCCCGCATTTCCGGTGCCTTTCACCGGCTGCTGGCCTTTTCCGGGCTGATCGCGCTGATCGTGGTCTTCTCCCTGGCCTCGCCCAATTTCATGCAGACCCAGAACGTTCTGGCGATCCTGCAGGCCACCTCCGTCAATGGCGTCCTCGCCATTGCCGCAACCCTTGTCATCATCACCGGCGGCATCGACCTTTCGGTCGGCACGCTGATGACCTTCTGTGCCGTGATCACCGGCGTCCTCCTGACCTATCTGGGCCTGCCCCTGCCGGTCGGCGTGGTCGGGGCCATCCTCGCCGGCGCCTTCTGCGGCACAATTTCGGGCGTCATCGTCGCAAAGCTCAAGGTCCCGCCCTTCATCGCCACTCTGGGCATGATGCTGATCCTCAAGGGCCTGTCGCTGGTCATCTCCGGCACGCGCCCGATCTATTTCAATGACACGCCCGGCTTCACCCAGATCGCCCAGGGCTCCATCGTCGGCACCCTCATTCCGGCTCTGCCCATTCCCAATGGCGTGGTCATCCTCTTCGCCGTCGCGCTGCTCGCCGCCTTCGTGCTCTCCAAGACCGCGCTGGGCCGCTACACCTTCGCCCTAGGCTCGAACGAGGAGGCGGTGCGCCTCTCCGGCGTCAATATCGATCGCTGGAAGATCGCAGTCTATTCCACCGCCGGGGCCATCTGTGGCGTCGCTGGCCTCCTCATCGCCTCGCGCCTCAATTCGGCCCAGCCGGCGCTCGGCCAGGGCTATGAGCTCGACGCCATTGCCGCGGTGGTCATCGGCGGCACCTCGCTCTCGGGCGGGCGCGGCACCGTGCTTGGCACGCTGATCGGCGCGCTCATCATCTCCGTGCTGGCCAATGGTCTGCGCATCCTTTCCGTCGCCCAGGAATGGCAGACCGTTGTTACCGGCACGATCATCATCCTGGCCGTCTATGCCGATATCTTGCGGCGCCGCGCCCTTTAG
- a CDS encoding Na+/H+ antiporter subunit C, producing the protein MELVLAIGIAVLCGSGVYLMLRPRTFQVIIGLSLLSYAVNLFIFSMGRLKMDGAPVIDHGPVDPSLYTDPVPQALVLTAIVIGFAMTALFLVVLLVNRGLTGTDHVDGREQR; encoded by the coding sequence ATGGAACTCGTACTCGCCATCGGCATCGCCGTCCTCTGCGGCAGCGGCGTCTATCTGATGCTGCGCCCGCGCACTTTCCAGGTCATCATCGGCCTGTCGCTCCTGTCCTATGCGGTCAATCTCTTCATCTTCTCGATGGGACGGCTCAAGATGGACGGCGCGCCTGTGATCGATCACGGCCCGGTTGACCCGAGCCTTTATACCGACCCGGTGCCGCAGGCGCTGGTGCTCACCGCCATCGTCATCGGCTTTGCCATGACGGCGCTGTTCCTCGTGGTGCTGCTGGTCAATCGTGGCCTCACCGGCACCGACCATGTCGACGGGCGGGAGCAACGCTGA
- a CDS encoding SDR family oxidoreductase, producing MSDLAGKIVVITAAAQGIGQASALAFARAGAQVIATDINAAKLAELDGTPGITTCVLNVLSNDDVTAAIAEIGHIDVLFNCAGVVHSGAILEMSDADLDFALDLNVRAQIRTIRAVLPQMIERRDGAIINMATVASSVKGVPNRAAYSISKAAVIGLTKSVAADYVAHNIRINAIAPGTVESPSLHERWHATGDFEAAKKSFIARQPIGRIAQPEEVADLAVYLAGATYTTGQVHIIDGGWTG from the coding sequence ATGTCTGACCTTGCCGGAAAAATCGTTGTTATCACCGCAGCTGCCCAGGGTATCGGGCAGGCTTCGGCCCTCGCCTTCGCCCGTGCCGGCGCGCAGGTCATTGCCACCGACATCAATGCGGCCAAGCTCGCCGAGCTCGATGGTACGCCCGGCATCACCACGTGCGTCCTCAACGTGCTCTCCAATGATGACGTCACCGCCGCAATCGCCGAGATCGGCCACATCGATGTGCTCTTCAATTGCGCCGGCGTCGTGCACAGCGGCGCCATTCTCGAAATGAGCGATGCCGATCTCGACTTCGCGCTCGATCTCAACGTCCGGGCGCAAATCCGCACCATTCGTGCCGTGCTGCCGCAGATGATCGAGCGCCGCGATGGCGCCATCATCAACATGGCGACGGTCGCTTCCTCGGTGAAGGGCGTACCAAACCGCGCCGCCTATTCCATCTCCAAGGCCGCCGTCATCGGGCTGACCAAATCCGTCGCCGCCGATTACGTCGCCCACAATATCCGCATTAACGCCATCGCCCCGGGCACGGTGGAAAGTCCGAGCCTGCATGAGCGCTGGCACGCCACCGGCGATTTCGAGGCGGCGAAAAAATCCTTCATCGCCCGCCAGCCCATCGGCCGCATCGCCCAGCCCGAGGAGGTCGCCGACCTCGCCGTCTATCTCGCCGGCGCCACCTACACCACCGGCCAGGTCCACATCATCGACGGCGGCTGGACGGGCTGA